A genomic stretch from Flavobacterium humidisoli includes:
- a CDS encoding glycosyltransferase family 4 protein produces the protein MSKVILISQIPLPYSHIGSWTTLYHNYLMSNHAIDYIICEKPETLYNGVDYGLVLNNNRLKIQKKFLKNPYLGYFNELEKIIEKNDKFIIQIIDNFGIVKPLLDFLKIKNKRNQCYLQFFYHGFPPFYENFLGRWFFEGINEMVLLTHDSYKAHKNYYTVLPIRFSVLHNGIDTSKFHEVNIEEKENLRKQLGITNKKVFIWCSQDRPKKGLDFILDVWKRINIQEKDAVLLVIGANRDLNIDGVSFLGRIPNNDLPKYYQMADCYLFPTLWHEGFGMSLIEALHCGCYCIASANGGVPEVLQYGKLGKLIENPNFIEDWVQAIELFLEEKETPNISIPENLYSTKSWNEGMNTIIENAKKNFS, from the coding sequence ATGTCGAAAGTAATTCTGATTTCTCAAATTCCATTGCCTTACTCACATATTGGGAGTTGGACAACTTTATATCATAATTATTTAATGAGTAATCATGCTATTGATTATATTATTTGCGAGAAGCCCGAAACTTTATATAATGGAGTAGATTATGGCTTAGTTTTGAACAACAATCGGTTAAAAATTCAAAAGAAATTTTTAAAAAATCCTTACTTAGGATATTTTAATGAGCTTGAAAAAATTATTGAAAAGAATGATAAGTTTATAATCCAAATCATTGATAATTTTGGAATCGTTAAACCATTACTTGATTTTTTAAAAATTAAAAATAAAAGGAATCAATGCTATTTGCAATTCTTTTACCATGGATTTCCTCCATTTTATGAGAATTTTTTAGGCAGGTGGTTTTTTGAGGGTATAAATGAAATGGTTTTGTTGACCCATGACTCCTATAAAGCGCATAAAAACTACTATACTGTTTTACCAATCAGATTTTCAGTTTTACATAACGGAATCGATACTTCTAAATTCCATGAAGTAAATATTGAAGAAAAAGAAAACCTAAGGAAACAGCTAGGCATTACAAACAAAAAAGTATTTATCTGGTGTTCTCAGGATCGTCCTAAAAAAGGATTGGACTTTATTTTAGATGTTTGGAAAAGAATCAATATACAAGAGAAAGATGCTGTTCTTTTAGTGATTGGTGCAAATCGAGATTTAAATATCGATGGCGTGTCTTTTTTAGGAAGAATACCCAATAATGATTTACCAAAGTATTATCAAATGGCAGATTGTTATTTATTTCCAACACTTTGGCATGAAGGTTTTGGAATGAGTTTAATTGAAGCCTTACATTGTGGTTGTTATTGCATTGCTTCTGCAAATGGAGGCGTTCCTGAAGTTTTACAATACGGAAAACTAGGAAAACTGATTGAAAACCCGAACTTTATTGAAGATTGGGTACAGGCTATAGAATTGTTTCTGGAAGAAAAAGAAACGCCTAATATTTCGATTCCTGAAAATTTATACTCTACAAAAAGCTGGAATGAAGGAATGAATACAATTATTGAAAACGC
- a CDS encoding glycosyltransferase family 2 protein has product MITIIYPYRNRESERVKRSLDSLKEQTNSEFEVLLVDYGSDSASASIIKQLVSNYKFAKYIYNYSEFQPWSRAKAINIGLKNVTTEYIFTADVDMIFSPNFISKLHELKNPSKGYYFKVGFLNEKESKSDKKFEDFKIDFSSEVGAQGLSLFNLESLKAVTAYDEFLHFWGAEDIDVHNRLEKNGTESVFYSKEIQMLHQWHTSYRKAEKKVLTKDLQLTDIVRINYQKLLGNIQSKRAEVNNANWGIGISENDFEDLKKDDNERVILNKKEIITHFLFSELPNFKEGILNLRFLKDPFQNSLKYKMKKFLGKNVPKYYTLKEINDLLLLHIISFYHTLPYFVEVSDDLNSITFKIKK; this is encoded by the coding sequence ATGATAACGATAATTTATCCATATAGAAATAGGGAGTCTGAGAGGGTTAAGCGTTCTTTAGATTCACTTAAGGAGCAGACAAATTCTGAATTTGAAGTTCTTTTAGTAGATTATGGTTCAGATTCAGCATCGGCATCTATTATTAAGCAATTAGTTTCTAATTATAAATTTGCAAAATATATTTATAATTACTCAGAATTTCAGCCTTGGTCTAGGGCTAAAGCAATTAATATAGGGCTGAAAAATGTTACTACAGAGTATATTTTTACAGCTGATGTTGATATGATTTTTAGTCCAAATTTTATTTCTAAACTACATGAATTAAAAAATCCATCTAAAGGTTATTATTTTAAAGTTGGTTTTCTTAATGAAAAAGAATCCAAATCGGATAAGAAATTTGAAGATTTTAAAATTGATTTCAGTAGTGAGGTTGGGGCACAGGGATTATCATTATTTAATCTTGAAAGTTTAAAAGCAGTAACTGCATACGATGAATTTTTGCATTTTTGGGGTGCAGAAGACATCGATGTGCACAATCGATTAGAAAAAAATGGAACTGAAAGTGTTTTTTATTCGAAAGAAATTCAAATGCTCCATCAATGGCATACCAGTTATAGAAAGGCTGAAAAAAAAGTTCTTACAAAAGATTTGCAATTGACAGACATTGTGAGAATTAATTATCAAAAACTATTAGGAAATATTCAAAGTAAGAGAGCAGAGGTAAATAATGCAAATTGGGGGATTGGTATTTCAGAAAATGATTTTGAAGATTTAAAGAAAGATGACAATGAAAGAGTAATACTTAATAAAAAGGAAATTATCACTCATTTTCTGTTTAGTGAATTGCCTAATTTTAAAGAGGGAATTTTAAATCTTCGTTTTTTAAAAGATCCTTTCCAAAATTCATTGAAATATAAAATGAAGAAATTTTTAGGTAAGAATGTCCCTAAATATTATACTTTAAAAGAAATTAATGATTTACTGTTGCTGCATATTATTTCGTTTTATCATACTCTTCCTTATTTTGTGGAAGTCAGTGATGATTTAAATAGTATTACATTCAAAATAAAAAAGTAA
- a CDS encoding glycosyltransferase, whose translation MRLGFNPNKDQETTNLTYSHQIIIPVYIPNQNDYFKNSLAILKLCLESLLLTVHKKTFITVVNNGSCAEVKNYLQELYVEKKIHEILETTNIGKLNAILKGVVGHNFPLITITDSDVLFLNGWQKATYSIFENFPKAGVVCPTPSSRSLRTYTSNIYWDNFFSKKLAFSKVKNPLALKNFAISVGNPDFYNRAHLENYFTISSSNEKAVIGAGHFVGTYRGEIFNSLEVKYSNYKLGGNSESEILDIPVVKKGFWRLSSEDNYAYHMGNVVEQWMYNEVSKLEKDNTEIDFKLKSIEASSKWLFILKSKVFGKFILNKKIMKYFLRWKGLSKEEASNYLI comes from the coding sequence ATGAGATTAGGGTTTAATCCGAACAAAGACCAGGAAACGACTAATTTGACATATTCTCATCAAATTATTATTCCAGTCTATATTCCAAACCAGAATGATTATTTTAAAAATAGTCTGGCTATTCTTAAGCTATGTTTAGAGTCATTACTTCTTACGGTTCATAAAAAAACTTTTATAACTGTTGTAAATAATGGAAGTTGCGCTGAGGTGAAGAATTATTTGCAGGAATTGTATGTGGAAAAAAAAATTCATGAAATTTTAGAAACAACAAATATTGGGAAATTAAATGCTATTTTAAAGGGTGTAGTTGGACATAATTTTCCATTAATTACAATTACAGATTCAGATGTATTATTTCTAAATGGATGGCAAAAAGCCACATATTCTATTTTTGAAAATTTCCCAAAAGCTGGAGTAGTTTGTCCTACACCCTCATCTCGCTCGTTAAGAACTTATACTTCAAATATTTATTGGGATAATTTTTTTTCAAAAAAACTCGCTTTTTCAAAAGTTAAAAATCCTTTGGCTTTAAAAAACTTTGCTATTAGTGTTGGAAATCCTGATTTTTACAATAGAGCTCATTTAGAAAATTATTTTACAATTTCGAGTAGCAACGAAAAAGCTGTTATTGGAGCAGGGCATTTTGTAGGAACATACAGAGGTGAAATTTTTAATAGTTTGGAAGTAAAATATTCTAATTATAAATTGGGAGGAAATAGCGAAAGTGAAATCCTAGATATTCCGGTGGTAAAAAAAGGCTTTTGGCGTTTATCTTCAGAAGACAATTATGCTTACCATATGGGTAATGTAGTTGAACAATGGATGTATAATGAGGTTTCAAAATTAGAAAAAGATAATACGGAAATTGATTTTAAATTAAAATCAATAGAGGCTAGCTCAAAATGGCTTTTCATTCTTAAAAGTAAAGTATTTGGTAAATTTATTTTAAATAAAAAAATAATGAAATACTTCTTAAGATGGAAAGGACTTTCAAAAGAAGAAGCTAGCAATTATTTGATTTAA
- a CDS encoding glycosyltransferase, whose translation MKVLLVSMPSLHVIRWIENLKDANFELYWFDVLGRGKLETLSSITQFTEWKRRKAKHIKGESFLRKKYPDLYEKILPYLEVTANEALEKIILEIKPDVVHSFEMQNCSYPILKTMRKFPKVKWLYSCWGSDLFYYKNFKRHNYKIKNVLKRVDFLHADCIRDFNLATQLNFSGKFSDVIPGGAGYKINELEFFRLPVLERKIILVKGYEHDLGRGLNIVKALHSIEKEIKKYQIVVFGSHSKVEDYIKINQLNFNFFDRHELSHSELTKLMGKSLIYIGNSISDGMPNTLLEAIVMGAFPIQSNPGGVTEEIITNNENGFLIQNPESIEEIKENILKAISDLNLLKKASLKNQQIARERLDYFENKMKVIEMYKTIIK comes from the coding sequence ATGAAAGTCCTCTTAGTTTCAATGCCTTCTCTTCACGTCATTCGTTGGATAGAAAACCTTAAAGACGCAAATTTTGAGTTATATTGGTTTGATGTTTTAGGAAGAGGAAAACTTGAGACTTTAAGTTCGATTACACAATTCACAGAATGGAAAAGAAGGAAGGCAAAGCATATAAAAGGGGAAAGTTTTCTACGAAAAAAATACCCTGATTTATATGAAAAAATTCTTCCATATCTTGAAGTGACGGCAAATGAGGCTTTAGAAAAAATAATTTTAGAAATAAAGCCAGATGTGGTTCATAGTTTTGAAATGCAGAATTGTTCTTATCCTATTTTGAAAACAATGCGAAAGTTTCCAAAAGTGAAATGGCTGTATTCTTGCTGGGGTAGTGACCTTTTTTACTATAAGAACTTTAAGAGACATAATTATAAAATTAAAAATGTTTTGAAAAGAGTTGATTTTCTACACGCAGATTGTATTCGAGATTTTAATTTAGCTACTCAATTAAATTTTTCTGGAAAATTTTCAGATGTGATTCCTGGTGGTGCTGGTTATAAAATAAACGAGTTGGAATTTTTCAGGCTGCCAGTTTTAGAAAGAAAAATTATTTTAGTCAAAGGATATGAACATGATTTAGGGAGAGGCCTAAATATTGTAAAGGCGCTTCATTCAATAGAAAAAGAAATAAAAAAATATCAAATAGTAGTTTTTGGTTCACATTCTAAAGTGGAAGATTATATAAAAATCAATCAGTTAAACTTTAATTTTTTTGATAGACATGAGCTTTCACATAGCGAATTAACCAAGCTAATGGGGAAATCTTTAATTTACATTGGAAATAGTATTTCAGATGGAATGCCAAATACTCTATTAGAGGCAATTGTTATGGGAGCTTTTCCAATACAGTCAAACCCTGGTGGAGTTACAGAAGAAATAATTACCAACAATGAAAACGGTTTTTTAATTCAAAACCCAGAATCTATTGAAGAGATTAAAGAGAATATTCTGAAAGCAATTTCAGACTTAAATTTACTCAAAAAGGCATCATTAAAAAACCAACAAATAGCTAGAGAAAGACTGGACTATTTTGAGAATAAAATGAAGGTTATTGAAATGTATAAAACTATAATAAAATGA
- a CDS encoding glycosyltransferase family 2 protein has product MQLSVVILSYTTTEGLFKMTSNCISSLIESEKDIDLEIILVESNKNYNESGFIYPEFVKVIVPDSNFNFHKFLNIGIKEAKGQFVALCNNDLIFYENWFSAIHKVSKNNKKIKSFSPSGNINDLDFANEFELGYKVRTHIQGWCLVIYKDVLKRIGYLDETFNFGYADNDYAMTLKKHNIKHALVNSSKVEHLEREKVKKNREDLSEGYKKLQESVDLDISKLPSYVLTEGNKYLLEDKKVLDDYVKYHTKWGNPKLLYRKNKIADLLIIWNLGFLNRIVL; this is encoded by the coding sequence ATGCAATTGTCAGTAGTAATATTATCGTACACAACTACAGAGGGATTATTTAAGATGACTTCTAATTGTATCTCTTCTTTAATTGAATCCGAAAAAGATATCGACTTAGAGATTATTTTAGTTGAGTCAAATAAAAACTATAACGAGTCTGGATTTATATATCCAGAATTTGTAAAAGTTATTGTTCCGGATTCAAATTTTAATTTTCATAAGTTTTTGAACATAGGAATAAAAGAAGCTAAAGGACAATTTGTAGCATTATGTAACAACGATCTAATTTTTTATGAAAATTGGTTTAGTGCAATACATAAGGTAAGTAAAAACAATAAGAAGATAAAATCATTTTCTCCTAGTGGGAATATTAATGATCTAGATTTTGCGAATGAATTTGAGCTGGGATATAAGGTTAGAACACACATTCAAGGGTGGTGTTTAGTAATTTATAAAGATGTTTTGAAGAGAATAGGCTATTTAGACGAAACATTTAATTTTGGTTACGCAGATAATGATTATGCTATGACTTTGAAAAAGCATAATATTAAACATGCCTTGGTTAATTCTTCTAAAGTTGAACATTTAGAAAGAGAAAAAGTTAAAAAAAATCGAGAAGATCTAAGTGAAGGATATAAAAAACTTCAAGAAAGTGTAGATTTGGATATAAGTAAATTACCAAGCTATGTACTTACAGAAGGCAATAAATATCTTTTGGAAGACAAAAAAGTTCTCGATGATTATGTGAAGTATCATACAAAATGGGGAAATCCAAAATTATTATACAGAAAAAATAAAATTGCTGATTTACTCATAATTTGGAATTTGGGCTTTCTAAATAGAATAGTTTTATAG
- a CDS encoding glycosyltransferase family 4 protein, with product MKILITTPFFQFSGGSELETIHTANTFASLLEVEEVHVFVAGEFDLNFTKNIYIDRKVKFFTRPFFFNNVFFYKINKSIKRKLRLESLPFDFLYWKFKKLSRFDKIYIITKTSLVNDYIPLIQLYKSKKDIVIKYTTVFFNPLENSTIRYLSQIRYNIVTSQKQKEFFIKNLDLKNTVAQEILLFNEDVAINKVRNQRKTDLYDFGILGRYSEEKQFEHAINLIANLRDKGVKARLIIKGGCDQNYYKSLKNLAKEKNLEELITISFEEVQYDEVYNFFDLFNCFLITSKYEGGPNVALEIMAYGLPILSYDVGAMKDRLNKFPELIAIDEEDLSKKAIEILNYGESLFLQKCIDIKKAYIDEFSNDKKVAFLRDFLN from the coding sequence ATGAAAATACTAATAACAACGCCATTTTTTCAATTTTCGGGTGGCAGTGAGTTAGAAACAATTCATACGGCTAATACTTTTGCATCACTTCTTGAAGTCGAAGAAGTGCATGTTTTTGTGGCGGGAGAGTTTGATTTAAATTTTACGAAAAACATATATATTGATAGAAAAGTAAAGTTTTTTACTAGACCTTTCTTTTTCAATAATGTCTTTTTTTATAAAATAAATAAGAGTATAAAGAGAAAGTTAAGGTTGGAATCATTACCATTCGATTTTCTTTATTGGAAATTTAAAAAATTGTCAAGATTTGATAAAATATATATCATAACCAAAACTTCTCTGGTAAATGATTATATTCCATTAATTCAACTATATAAATCAAAAAAAGATATAGTGATAAAATACACTACTGTATTTTTTAATCCACTGGAAAATTCTACTATAAGATATTTGTCTCAAATAAGATACAATATTGTTACCTCTCAAAAACAAAAAGAATTCTTTATTAAAAATTTAGACCTTAAAAATACGGTTGCACAAGAAATTTTGCTTTTTAATGAAGACGTTGCAATTAATAAAGTAAGGAACCAAAGAAAAACGGATCTTTACGATTTTGGAATTTTAGGTAGATATTCGGAAGAGAAACAATTCGAGCATGCAATAAACTTAATAGCAAATCTTAGAGATAAAGGAGTGAAAGCAAGATTAATTATTAAAGGAGGTTGTGATCAAAATTATTATAAAAGTCTCAAAAATTTAGCTAAAGAAAAAAATCTAGAAGAATTAATTACAATTAGTTTTGAAGAAGTTCAATATGATGAAGTATATAATTTTTTTGATCTCTTTAATTGTTTTTTAATTACTTCTAAATATGAAGGCGGACCAAATGTAGCATTAGAAATTATGGCTTATGGGTTGCCAATTTTATCTTATGACGTTGGAGCAATGAAAGATCGATTAAACAAATTTCCAGAATTGATTGCAATAGACGAAGAAGATTTGAGTAAGAAAGCCATAGAAATATTAAACTATGGAGAATCTCTTTTTTTACAAAAATGCATTGATATAAAGAAAGCCTATATTGATGAATTTTCAAATGATAAAAAAGTAGCTTTCTTAAGAGATTTTTTAAACTAG